From the Desulfosarcina sp. BuS5 genome, one window contains:
- a CDS encoding MFS transporter: protein MVQDKKNISNIIIGSQYFLYFGVMGISLPYFNLYCYHINLSGFEIGILSAVRSMTMILFPIIWGIVADRFSARRHIYILFNFLSAGIWAFYLYTDNFHIMLLITLCYGVFFTPLISFLEAFTMDILAGEKKSYGKIRVWGTISFIIVTTILGVLIDYFPIKIIILLILAGSLIQALISTKIPKTATQRNLSGSIFKKNVNRRIILFLFCGFLMLMSHGAYYGFFSIHLEHLGYGNTFIGITWALASISEMLVMINSGKIFKSFTLEKVLVFSFLAAALRWFILYCAESPGLILFSQIFHAITYGTFHMASILYIDLLTDDFNKTFGQAVNNAVSYGLGMMVGFFLSGYLYESAGSSFLFLMSSIMALSGGIVLWCFGFLTEKPVKGYLS from the coding sequence ATGGTTCAAGATAAAAAAAATATATCAAACATAATTATAGGTTCACAATATTTTTTGTATTTTGGTGTGATGGGTATATCTTTACCCTATTTTAATCTTTATTGTTACCATATCAATTTAAGCGGCTTTGAAATCGGAATTTTGTCAGCCGTAAGATCCATGACAATGATACTGTTTCCCATAATTTGGGGAATAGTTGCCGACCGTTTTAGCGCAAGAAGGCATATTTACATCTTGTTCAATTTTTTAAGCGCCGGGATATGGGCATTCTACCTGTATACGGATAATTTCCATATAATGCTTTTAATTACGCTCTGTTACGGTGTTTTCTTTACCCCTCTCATATCTTTCCTGGAAGCCTTTACTATGGATATACTGGCCGGGGAAAAAAAAAGTTACGGCAAGATAAGAGTATGGGGCACAATAAGTTTTATTATAGTAACAACTATTCTGGGTGTGCTGATAGATTATTTTCCAATAAAAATTATAATTCTTCTCATTTTGGCCGGCTCACTGATTCAAGCTTTGATCTCAACCAAAATACCCAAAACTGCAACACAAAGAAATTTATCAGGGTCTATATTTAAAAAAAATGTAAACAGACGAATCATACTTTTTTTATTTTGTGGTTTTTTGATGCTGATGAGCCACGGCGCTTATTATGGTTTTTTTTCCATACATCTTGAGCACCTCGGATACGGCAATACTTTTATTGGAATAACCTGGGCTCTGGCTTCAATTTCAGAGATGCTGGTTATGATAAATTCCGGCAAGATTTTCAAAAGTTTTACCCTGGAAAAAGTTCTTGTATTCTCTTTTCTTGCAGCAGCATTAAGATGGTTTATCCTCTATTGCGCCGAGTCGCCCGGTCTCATTCTTTTTTCACAGATTTTTCATGCCATAACTTATGGCACATTTCATATGGCGAGTATTCTGTACATTGATCTCTTAACCGACGATTTCAACAAAACTTTCGGGCAGGCAGTCAATAATGCCGTTTCATACGGTCTGGGAATGATGGTTGGATTTTTTTTGAGCGGCTATTTGTACGAAAGCGCCGGCTCGTCATTCCTTTTTCTAATGAGCAGCATTATGGCTTTGAGCGGAGGAATTGTGCTATGGTGTTTCGGTTTTTTAACCGAAAAGCCTGTAAAGGGTTATTTATCATAA
- the uxx1 gene encoding UXX-star selenoprotein family 1, with protein MSDKVLIFGKNGUPFTIAAREAYAKKNKDLEYIDVLSDPDKLSSMMKYSNGMRKVPIIVEGDKVSIGFNGRS; from the coding sequence ATGTCTGATAAAGTTTTAATCTTCGGCAAGAACGGTTGACCTTTCACCATAGCGGCTCGTGAAGCTTATGCAAAAAAAAATAAGGATTTGGAATATATTGATGTGCTCTCCGATCCTGATAAACTAAGCAGTATGATGAAATATTCCAATGGAATGCGTAAAGTGCCGATTATCGTTGAAGGAGATAAGGTCTCAATAGGCTTTAACGGAAGGTCATGA
- a CDS encoding TIGR00730 family Rossman fold protein: protein MEKQYLIDDFKAGEAWRLFRIMGEFVEGVEALHDLGPAVSIFGSARTAPDNPFYKMAEKIAALFVQNDFAVITGGGGGIMEAANKGASEAGGVSIGMNIILPYEQEPNVYSNRKIDFNYFFIRKVMFVKYATAYIILPGGFGTLDELFEAVTLIQTRRIRPLPVILVGSDYWSGLLEWIKARLKDEKRISPADLEIIQVMDEPEEIVKAVRKIIII, encoded by the coding sequence ATGGAAAAACAATATCTGATTGATGATTTTAAAGCCGGCGAGGCCTGGCGTCTGTTCAGGATTATGGGGGAGTTTGTCGAGGGGGTTGAAGCTCTGCATGATCTTGGGCCGGCGGTCAGTATCTTCGGATCGGCAAGAACAGCCCCTGATAATCCTTTTTATAAAATGGCCGAAAAGATCGCAGCGCTTTTCGTTCAAAATGATTTTGCAGTAATAACCGGCGGCGGAGGAGGGATCATGGAGGCGGCCAACAAAGGAGCCTCTGAAGCAGGAGGGGTTTCCATAGGGATGAATATAATCCTTCCCTATGAGCAGGAACCAAATGTATATTCCAACAGAAAAATAGATTTCAACTATTTTTTTATACGCAAGGTGATGTTTGTTAAATATGCCACGGCATATATTATTTTGCCGGGCGGGTTTGGTACTCTGGATGAGCTTTTTGAGGCTGTCACCCTTATTCAAACCCGCCGCATACGACCTTTGCCCGTAATCCTGGTGGGCTCTGATTATTGGTCAGGCCTGCTGGAGTGGATTAAGGCCAGGTTAAAGGATGAAAAAAGGATATCACCGGCAGATCTGGAAATTATTCAGGTCATGGATGAACCTGAAGAAATCGTCAAAGCAGTGCGGAAAATCATTATAATTTAG
- a CDS encoding amidohydrolase family protein, translated as MKIDFHTHIFPGKIRDNREKYFHGEPEFTLLYDSPKSKISGAAEIVETMNEQGVDFSVTFGFPWKNPEVYKMHNDYIMEAVERYPGRLAGFGCFDVMDDGAGQEAERCIEGGLAGIGELAFYGSGIDRESIERLEPVMEICLKKNLPVLIHTNEPVGHKYPGKTSNTLKQIYSMVRRYPENIIVLAHWGGGIFFFSTLKKEVKESLKNVYFDTAASPFLYDTDIYKYAKKLAGIDKILFGSDFPLIKPARYFKELDNTGLSKNDIDKICGLNAERLLKQAVQPKL; from the coding sequence ATGAAAATAGATTTTCACACGCACATTTTTCCCGGTAAGATTCGTGACAACAGGGAAAAATACTTCCATGGCGAACCTGAATTCACTCTTTTATATGATTCGCCAAAGTCCAAAATTTCCGGGGCGGCAGAAATTGTTGAAACAATGAATGAACAGGGAGTCGATTTCTCGGTGACATTCGGGTTCCCGTGGAAGAATCCGGAAGTATATAAAATGCATAATGATTATATTATGGAAGCTGTTGAACGATACCCGGGCAGGCTTGCCGGTTTCGGCTGCTTTGATGTTATGGATGATGGGGCGGGCCAAGAAGCGGAACGATGTATTGAGGGGGGCCTTGCGGGAATCGGCGAACTTGCATTTTATGGTTCAGGAATAGATCGGGAATCTATTGAACGGCTGGAACCGGTTATGGAAATCTGTTTAAAAAAAAATCTGCCGGTTTTAATTCATACAAATGAGCCTGTGGGCCATAAATATCCGGGAAAAACTTCTAATACCCTAAAGCAGATATACAGCATGGTGAGGAGATATCCTGAAAACATAATCGTACTGGCGCACTGGGGCGGGGGGATATTTTTCTTTAGTACTCTTAAAAAAGAGGTTAAGGAAAGTTTGAAAAATGTATATTTTGACACAGCCGCCTCTCCCTTTCTTTATGATACCGATATATACAAGTATGCAAAAAAGCTTGCGGGGATAGACAAGATACTGTTCGGAAGCGATTTTCCGCTTATTAAACCTGCAAGATACTTCAAGGAGCTTGATAATACCGGACTTTCCAAAAATGATATCGACAAAATCTGCGGTCTTAATGCGGAAAGGCTTCTGAAACAGGCCGTACAGCCTAAATTATAA
- a CDS encoding lytic transglycosylase domain-containing protein yields the protein MNKRFIVNRLILVMNCWVSIFIIAGILVFPEKTYNSTNSAVAGSMDSKIALSSIIAVAHITTNEDEIAVSSNHTITEVPKTADLKTGYTDNQAKPGYDSHDKKYAGPFDMLIVQAAELYQVEPALIKAIIMAESGHNPKALSKKGARGLMQLMPRTAKRLGVVDSFNPEHNINGGVRYFKQLLKQFDGSVELALAAYNAGSRNVRQYNGVPPFKATKFYITKVFKYYDIYKKQFI from the coding sequence ATGAATAAAAGGTTTATTGTAAACAGACTTATTTTAGTCATGAATTGCTGGGTTTCGATTTTTATTATTGCCGGCATTCTTGTCTTTCCCGAAAAAACATATAATAGTACAAATTCTGCTGTGGCAGGTTCCATGGATTCCAAAATTGCTCTATCCAGCATTATAGCAGTGGCTCATATTACAACCAATGAAGATGAAATAGCTGTCAGCAGTAATCATACTATTACAGAAGTGCCTAAAACAGCAGATTTAAAAACCGGTTACACAGATAATCAAGCAAAGCCCGGATATGACTCACATGATAAAAAATATGCCGGTCCATTCGATATGCTGATAGTCCAGGCTGCGGAATTATATCAGGTTGAACCCGCACTGATTAAAGCGATAATCATGGCCGAATCGGGACATAACCCCAAAGCGCTTTCCAAAAAAGGTGCACGGGGTCTTATGCAGTTAATGCCAAGAACTGCCAAGCGGCTTGGTGTCGTTGATAGTTTTAATCCGGAACATAATATAAACGGTGGAGTTAGATATTTCAAACAACTACTTAAGCAGTTCGACGGGAGTGTAGAGCTTGCGCTTGCCGCCTATAATGCCGGAAGCAGAAACGTAAGGCAGTATAATGGTGTTCCGCCGTTCAAAGCTACAAAATTTTATATAACCAAAGTTTTCAAGTATTACGATATTTATAAAAAACAGTTTATATAA